A genomic window from Silene latifolia isolate original U9 population chromosome 11, ASM4854445v1, whole genome shotgun sequence includes:
- the LOC141614207 gene encoding uncharacterized protein LOC141614207 — translation MFIGPYEILDRVGEVTYRLALPPALDCVKNVFHVSQLRKYASDPSNVLEAGTIELDEALTYVETPKEILDRKVRKIRHGETLLVKILWSNHQVEEATWEAEEAMK, via the coding sequence atgttcatagggccttatgagatattGGATAGAGTCGGGGAAGTGACCTACCGTTTAGCACTTCCGCCGGCACTTGATTGTGTTAAAAATGTATTCCACGTGTCTCAATTGCGGAAGTACGCGAGTGATCCTTCTAATGTCCTAGAAGCGGGTACAATTGAATTGGATGAAGCCTTAACCTATGTGGAGACTCCTAAGGAAATCTTGGACCGGAAAGTAAGGAAGATAAGGCATGGGGAAACATTGTTGGTGAAAATTTTGTGGTCTAATCACCAAGTAGAAGAGGCTACATGGGAAGCCGAGGAAGCAATGAAATAA